One genomic region from Podarcis raffonei isolate rPodRaf1 chromosome 16, rPodRaf1.pri, whole genome shotgun sequence encodes:
- the ZNRD2 gene encoding protein ZNRD2, with the protein MALNAAGDEPEWQPPSEAELKVIQARRERQDKISKLMSDYLLKGYRMLGDCCEECGTILLQDKQKKLYCVACQELNSDVDKDNPALNAQAALSQVRERQLAANSDDATSPEYLSSLPTPRHVPRPEHCEGAAAGLRASAIAPALPAPVAVPACPPSTGALAAAEEAILQKINWAVHELQQSTCVETSIQLCSLIRSCTESLKAIKELLQGGGPDV; encoded by the exons ATGGCGCTGAACGCGGCAG GCGACGAACCGGAGTGGCAGCCGCCGTCGGAGGCGGAGCTGAAGGTGATCCAGGCCCGGCGCGAACGGCAGGACAAGATCAGCAAGCTGATGAGCGACTATCTCCTCAAGGGCTACCGCATGCTGGGCGACTGCTGCGAGGAGTGCGGG ACTATTTTGCTGCAAGACAAGCAGAAGAAATTGTACTGTGTTGCCTGCCAAGAACTTAATTCTGATGTTGACAAGGACAATCCGG CCCTGAATGCTCAAGCTGCTCTATCCCAAGTGCGTGAACGACAGCTAGCTGCTAACTCGGATGATGCCACTTCACCTGAGTACCTCTCCTCTCTGCCAACTCCTCGCCATGTGCCACGCCCAGAACACTGtgaaggggcagcagcaggactCAGAGCTTCTGCCATTGCTCCAGCACTCCCAGCCCCTGTTGCAGTGCCTGCCTGCCCACCTTCCACTGGTGCCCTGGCTGCAGCGGAGGAGGCCATACTGCAGAAGATCAACTGGGCTGTCCATGAGCTCCAGCAGAGCACTTGCGTTGAAACAAGCATACAGCTCTGCTCACTTATCCGGTCCTGCACAGAATCCCTCAAAGCAATTAAGGAACTGTTGCAGGGAGGTGGCCCTGATGTATAA